ACCAAAAGCTAGCCCGGTGCAGCGCGATAAGCGGAACCTGGCCAGCTGGTACGGAGCCTCACTACCCGTTTGCCGCCTGTGCTCGGATAGCCGCGTTCCTGACCTTAAACAAGTGGTTTTCAACATTTCTCATTTCCTCTTGCCGCATGTGTTCCTTCCTGATTACCGCCGCTCGCTGGCGGGCGCTGGGCTGCTTGGCGTTGCTACTTGGGTTGCTGGCCTGCTCTTCGGGGGCAAGTAGCGCGCCGGGGAGCCCGCTGCCCGGCCGCCTGGCCGGGGGAAGCCCGAGGGCCTGTTCTTTTTCATGAACGTGTTTAACCGGCAGGGGCTCTACTACTTCACGCCCGATGGGCGGGTGTACGCCGACCCCACCGACTTTACCGACGCCGGCCTGGCCGCCGTCGGCCCGCAGTCGCGCGGCGCATTTGAGGTAAACGGCGCGGAAATGACGGTGAAGTGGGACCAGGGCGCCCCCGAAACTCACCCCTACAAATCGGACCCTACCGGCTTCGAATGGAACGGCTCGTTCGTGGGCATTGGTCCGTTTGCGGATGCCAAGCAGCTGGTGGGCACCTTCGAGGGGCACAACGATGCCGTGACTGTGGACGCCAATAGCACCGCGGTTTATCGCACCCTCGTCTTTCAGCCCGATGGCACGTTCACGCGCGACAACTACGCCGCCATCCACCTCGACTCGCGCCCCAGCACCGGGGCCGACCCTGGCGCTGCCCCCGGCACCGTGGCCGACGGCTCGGCCAGCAGCCAGCAGGCCGGGCACTGGAGCCTCGATGGGTGGTTTCTGACCCTGACCGATGCGCAGGGCACCATTCGGGCCCTGGCCTTCCCCCTCGACCAGGACGACAAAACGGACAAGCTGAACCGGTTTCGCTTCAACAGTACCACCTACCGGGCAGCCGGCAGCTAGCCGGCCCCGCCCAGGAGCAGCCCCCACAAAGCCAGTCCGCGACGGACTAGCCAGCGGCGCAATGCGGCGCAATGCGGCGCAAACACCCCTGGTGGAGTAGTGCCAATTTCCCCTTAACCCCCTTTTTTATGAAAACGTCAACCGCTGATTTTGCCCACGCGGCTAGCCCTGTTCCCGGTACTGGTCCTGCCGTTACCCACACACCACCGCCGCGCGCGCAGCGCTTGGCCCGCAGTACCGGGGGCGTGCTGCTGGCCGTGCTGGCGGACCTGGCTACCGAGCGCGACATAGAAGAGAATGGCTATTGATTTTAGCTGCTTTAACATAAGTAGTTGCGCATGAAAAAGCTGTCTTTACTCGCGGGCGCGGTGCTCGCCTTATTAGTGCTCCCGGCCCGGGCCCAAAGCGGCGCGGCGCTGCTGCAAAAAGCGGAGGCGCTGGACCGCGCCAACCAGTTTGAGGCCGCCCAGACGGCTTACAACCAGGCTAGCCGCGCCTTCGCCAAGGCCGGCGACCTCAACGGCCAGCAAAAAGCCCTGGGCGAGCTCGCCGCGCTGGATGAGCGCCTGGCCGACCAGCTGCTAAAGTCGGCCGGGGCCCCGCCCGCGCCCGCCCCGGCGGTCCCGGTGCGGGCCGTTGCCCCCGCCCGCGCCGGGGTAGCGGCCCCCGTGCGGCCCGTGGCCCCGGCGGCGGGCCCGGCCGGCGACGCTACCCAGCCGCTAGCCGGCTCGGTGGCGGGCGGGCGGCCAGTGGGGCTGTTTTTTATGAGTCGCTACCTCATGGCGCTGCACTCGCTCGAAAAGGCGACGTACTACTTCACGCCCGGCGGGCAGGTATTTGTAAATCCGACGGGTTTCTCGGCGTCGTCGCTGGCCTCGCTGCCGGCCGGCCAGCGCGGCAGCTACACCCAGGCCGGCAGCAAGCTAACCGTACGCTGGGCCAGCGGCCAGACCGAGGACAGCGCCGTGGAGCCCCAAGCCAGCACCTTTGGCTGGAGCATGGGGCTGTTTCTGGCCGTGCGGCCCTTCGCCAGTGCCCAGCAGCTGGTGGGCAGCTTTGAGGGCGGCAACTCGGTGAGCCTGGGCGGCGGCAGCACGGCCGTGGTGAGCGGCCTCGCCTTCCGGCCCGACGGCACCTACACCCGCACCGGTACTAGTTCCATCAGCACCGGCACCGATGCCGACGGCACGGCCCACGCCGGGGCGAGCGGCACCTGCACCGGCCGCTGGAGCCTCAATGGCTGGCTGCTCACCCTCACCAGCGCCCAGGGCCAGACCATCCGCGGCGTGGCCTACCCCATCGAAACCGACGATAAAACCGGACAGCTCACCCGCTTCTACTACGGTAGTATGGCCTATAAGCGCTTGTGAGATAAGTGATTGTTGCTGCCGGCTCGCTTTATCGCTGAGCTTAAACATTTTCATTTTGTTTTTCTATGCTTAAGCTACTTCGCCTCTCTCCGTTGCAGCGCGCGGGCCTGCTGCTAGCGGCGCTGCTGGCTAGCCCGGCTGCCCACGCCCAGCTCGCCTACAGCGGCCCGCCCGGCGCTACCCTCATGCAGCAAGCCAAAATGAAGCTTGCTGCCGGCGACCGCGCTGGCGCGGCCGCCGCCTACCAGCAAGCCTACGCCGCCTACACGAGCGTAGACGACTCGGATGGCATGAAGGCCGCGCTGGCTGGTAAAGCAGCGGTGAGCGGCAGGGTCGCGGGCCTAGCGGCGCTGCGGCCGGCGGTGGGGGCGGCGCGCCCGGCCGCCCCGGTGGCGGCGCCTCCGGCCGGCCCGGCCCCGGTGGCGGGGCGCTTGGTGGGCGGCAAGCCGGTGGGGCTGTTTTTTGGGACAAAAACGGTCTTGGGGCACTTTATTACCATGACGTATTACTTTGGTCCTGATGGTGTTGCCTACGAAAATCCGCCCGGCCTGAGCGTAGCCGCGCTGGCCGCCACACCCGCCAGGTCGAAGGGCCCCTACTCGGTGTCGGGTAAGACGCTCAGCATTGCCTGGCCCGGCGACCGCAAGGCGGAAACAGCCGCGATGAACTCACTGACCAACGGTTTCAGCTGGAGCCTGGGTAGCATCTTCTCGGCTGTGGGGCCCTTCCAGAGCCCTAGCCAGCTAGTGGGCACCTTCGAGGGCGGCACCTCCACGTTTGCCACGGCCGTGGGGCAGGCCGTGGTGTCGAGCACGCTCACTTTTCGGGCCGACGGTACCTACCAGGGCAGCGGCGTAGCCACCGTGACCACGGCTACGGCCGGTAGCGTGGCCGAAACCGGGGGCACGTCGCAGCAAGCGGGCCACTGGAGCCTCAGCGGCTGGTACCTCACCCTGACCGATGCCCAGGGCCGCACCACCCGCGGCATTGCCTACCCGGTGGGCACCGGCAGCCAGGTGACGCTTTTCAACTACAACGGCATGGCCTACCAGCGTCAGTAGCTCGCGGCCGGAGTTTTTCCGAAATGCATCCTCACCTTAACGAAGCGCCATGAGAACTACTTTTCTGCGAAACCGGTCGGTTCTGCGTGCCGGCTGGGTTTGGGGGCTGGTCCTGAGCCTGGGGGCCTGCTCGTGGGGCGGCGATAACCCGACGGTGGCGGGCCACCTGGCGGGCGGCAAGCCGGTGGGGCTGTTTTTGGTGACGACGAAGCCGGGCACCACGGCGCGCTACTATTTCAGCCCCACGGGCGTAGCCTACAAAAACCCCTGGGGCCTGAGCAAGGCCGCGCTGGATACTACCTCCCAGCGCCGTGGTAGCTACCGCGTAGCGGGCAACACGCTCAGCATCGACTGGCTTATCAGCCCCCCAACTACTTCGATGTTAAAACCGGCGACATGAGCCTGCGCCCCGATGGCTTCAGCTGGGGGCCGCACCGCCTGGTTTCGGCCGCGGGGCCGTTTAGCAGCCCCAGCCAGCTGGTGGGTGCCTTTGTGGGCAACGACTCTAGCTACGCGCTGGAAACGTACCGGCAGGTAGTATACCGGGCGCTTACCATCCGGGCCGACAGCACCTACGTGGGCGGCTGCCTGGATGCCGGGGCCACCGCCGCGGCCAGGCGCAGCTCGGCCCCGGCCGGCTACTGGCACCTGAGCGGCTGGTACCTGACGCTTATCGATGCCCAGGGCCATGCTACCCGCGACTTCGCCTACCCCGTGAGTAGCCGCGCGGGCCAAGTGACGCGCTTCATTTTCAACGGCATGGCCTACGCGCGCCAATAAGGGTGGCTAGCCTGTGCCCACCCTCCTTTCCTTATGCCAACCTCGCCCAAGCCGCCGCCGCACTGGATTTTTCGGCTGTTCCGCACCCTGGCGTTGCTGGCCCTGGTGGCGGCGGGCTTCGCAACAGCGGGCATCGGCTTGCTGAGCTGGGGCTTCTATAACGCGGGCCAGGACCATCGGCGCGAAATGGAAGCCCAGCGGCAGCAGGAAAGCTTCCCCGAGCTACTGACACCACCCAGCGCCCTGCGCCGCCGCGGCCTACCCCTTAAAAAACGCCCCAACTATGCAAAAGCTTTCCCTGTCTCTGCTGCTAGCTGGCCGCCGCGCCCGGCCCGGCCCACACCCAAGCCGGCGCCGCGCTGCTGCAAAAACCCGCCGCCCTGGAGAAAGCCGGCAACCGGCGCGCCGCCAACGCGGCCTACAGCCAGGCCAACGCGGCCTTCGGCGTAGCCTTTCCCGTCGAAACCGAGGCCAGAACCAGCCAGGTAGCGCGCTTTTGCTTCAGTAATGTACTTTATATAGAGAGTATAAATTAAAAGAAAATACTTGGTTTTCGCTCTTTCAACCACCCTTTCGCTTCTTTTTTATTCACGGCTATGAATGACTTTGCTTCTTCTCCCTTTGCCTCGGCTGCGTCTGCTAGCCCTACCACCGAAGCCTTTGCCGTGCGCATCGGCCACATCTGGCTCATGGTGCTGGCCCTTACGGCCGGCCTGGTCATTGGCTTACTGAGCGTATTTGCGGGGGCTAGCGCGCTGGGCTTGCTGCTGGCGCTGGGCCTGCTGGCCACGGGCTACTGGGCCTGGCGGCGCGGCTACCAGGCGGTGCAGCTGGTGCTCACGCCCGAGTGCCTGCGCGTGCTGCCTCCGGCGCCCGGCGCCCCGGTCGAGGATATTCCACTGAGCCGGATTGCCAATTACCTGCGGCCCCGGGAGGCCTACTATCAGATACTGGAACTGCAACTACACGGTGGGGGCCGGCGGCGTTTCGGTAAGCGAATGCGCAAGCCTGCCGCCGGCCTCCTGACCCTGGACGACTGGACCGAGGCCCTGGTGACCCGCCTGGAGCAGGCCCGGCCCGTGGCGGCCGCGCCGGATGCGGCAGCTGCGCCAGTGGCCAGCGGCCTGGTGGCCGAGCGACCCCGCATTTTCGCGCGCACCACCTTTGGCAAAATCCTGGCTGGCCTGGCCGGGGTGTGGCTGGTGCTGGTGGGCCTGGCGGCGCTGGGCGGCGCGCACCTGGCGGCTGGCATCTTCCTGGCCCCGATTATGTATTTGGGCTATTATTTTCGGGCGCGCGGGGTGCTCAAGGTGACTACCTATGCCTACACCGGCGCAAATGCTCGGCGCGACCGGGAATTGCAGAATGAGCTGGACGACACGCGCGAGCGCACGTTCGATGAGCTGAATAGGTTTTCGTAGCGGCCCCGCTACGCCTGCCGGCGGCGCTAGTGCCCGCGTGGTTTGCCCGGCCCAGCGGGCGCCAGCGGCGCGGTAGCCACCAGCTCATACACGCCCTTGTTGCCGGTAGGGTAGCCCAGGATGGTGATGCTGAGGCGGCGCGTGCGGGCATCGTAGCGGTAGGTGCCGCGCTGCACATCCGAGCCCTTGAGGTCGGTGAAGCGAAATACGATGCTGTCGCCCTTGGTGGTGAAGCGGCCGTGCTGGGTGAAGAAGCGCGGGCCGCTGTCGCCCAGCAGCAAACTCAGGCGCTTGTCGTAGGTGCCGTCGGCGCGCAGGGCCAGCGTGCCGCCCACGCCCGGCACCTGGGTTGGCGGCTCGCCGGTGGTGAGGTCATACACGGTATAGCCCGTGTAGGTGTAGGTAGTGTAAAAAGCGGCCGGTGGGCCAGGGGCGGGGGCCGCCAGCAGCGTGGCCGCCAGCAGGTAGCGAGTCATAAAAAGCAGGTGAGGCAAACGACAAAAACGGGGCTAGCGGGCCAGCGGAGTCTCCGCCGGCCCGCTAGCCCCGCTGTCAAAAATAGCGCCGGGGGCTAGGCTGGGTAGCGTGTAGCGTTGCCTGGCTGGTATTTTTTGCTTAGCTTAGGCTGCTTACGGCGTCCACCCACCAGCAGCCAGGCCGCGCCGGCTAGCAGCAGGCTCACGCCAATGGCGGCTGCCTGCCTGGGTAGCTTGTCCTCGGCGGGCGGCGGCAGGTGCTCGACGCCGCTGGCGTCGGTGCGGGCCGGCTCGTGCAGGTAGCGGCCCTGTTTGGGCAGGTGGTAGTTGTCGGCCAGGTGGCGCAGGCCGGCGGTGGCGGCGGGGCCGGTCATCACCGGGCCGTGGCCGCAGCCAATGGCCAGAGGCTCCAGGCCGGCTAGCAGCTGCACCGACTGAAAGCACTTGTCCCAGTCGTAGTTGAAGGGCGCGCCGGCCACGCTGATTTTCGGAATGCCCAGCAGCACAGCCGGCACCGACTCGTGGTCGGTGGTAGCAAACGCATCGGCCCCGATGAGCGTGCGGTCGGCCTCGCGGAAGAAGGCGATTTGGCCCGGCGCGTGGCCCGGCACGTGCAGCCAGCGCCACTGCACCAGGTGCGGCGGGTGCTCATCGTCGAGCGGCAGGGCTTCGGCCACGTCTTCTAAATTAGGTAATTGGGTCGGAAAAAACCGGCTCATAAAGGCCAGCGAGCCGCCCACGGTAGGGTCGCGCGGCGGGTACAGCGCCTTGCCCGTGAGGTAGGGCAGCTCCAGCGGGTGCGCGATGACGGGTACTTTCCAGTGCTCGGCCAGCTCCTTGGCCGAGCCCAGGTGGTCGAGGTGGCCGTGGGTGAGAATAATGGCTTCGGGGTGGGTGCCGGGATAGAAGAGTGTATCGGCCGCCGCGATAATCTCTTTTTCCGAGCCGGGCAGGCCAGTGTCGATGAGTACCCACTCGCCGGGGGTGCCGGTTTCGACAAAATACACATTCACAAAGCGCTTGATGCGCAGCTGGTGCACGCCAGCAGCAACCTGGTCCATAAACAGAAGGCCAATAGTGAGGAAAAAGAAGTAGCTCCGGCATACGCAAAAATGCCCGCCGGGGGCTAGCCGACCTACCAAAAAATGGCTTGAAAAAAAGCATAGCGAGCGAAGGCTTAGGATGGAGGTATATTTGAGAGTGATTCTGCGCCTTTTCTGCAAAAAATAGATGAAAACACTCTTTACCCTGCTATTCTGCTTGCTGGTGCAGGCGGGGGCCGCCCGGCCGCCGGCCCACCCCGCCGCGCCGCCCGACCTGGAGTTTATCGAAAACAAAGGCCAGCTGCCGGCGCCGGTGCGCTACACGGCCGCCCTGGTGGGCGGCGGGCAGCTCTTTGCCGAGCGCGATGGCCTGCGGCTAGCCCTGCTCGAAGATGGGGCGCTGGCCCGCGCCTCGGGCCACCCCACCGGTTCGGCCGCCTCGCTGCCCACGGCCGACTACGCCATTCGGGGCCACGCCTTCGACCTGCGCTTTGCCGGTGCCTCGCCGGCCACGCACCTGCTGGCTACCAGCCCCACGGCCGAGCACCGCAACTATTTGCGGGGCAACGACCCGGCCCGCTGGGCCACCGACGTGCGCAGCTACCACGAGCTGCGCTATGCCGAGCTGTGGCCCGGCGTGGCGGCGCGCTTCTACGAAAATGAGCAGGAGCACCTCGAATACGACTTTACCGTGGCACCGGGGGCTAGCCCGGCCGCCATTGGCCTGCGCCACGCCGGCGCCCCGGTAACGCTCGATGCCGTGGGCAACTTGCAGATAGCCACCACCGTGGGCGTGGTGCGTGAGCTGGCGCCGCAGGCCTGGCAGCTCGATGCCGGAGGCGGCCGCCAGCCCGTGGCCTGCCGCTACCGGCTCGACGACGATGGCACGGTGCGCTTCGAGCTGGGCCGCTACGACCCGGCCCGGCCGCTCACCATCGACCCCACGCTGGTCTTTGCCACCTACACCGGCTCGACCTACACCAACTGGGGCTGCACCGCCACCTACGACGCCCAGGGCAACCTCTACTCGGGCGGCATCGTGTTTGGCCAGGGCTACCCGGTGAGTCCCGGCGCGTTCCAAACCAACTTTAAGGGCAACATCGACATGGGGCTCATCAAGTACGACGTGACCAAGTCGGGCCCCGCCGCCCGCGCCTGGGCCACCTACGTGGGCGGCACCGCCGCCGAATACCCGCACAGCATGGTGGTAAACAGCCAGGGGGAGCTGCTGGTGCTGGGCTCGACGGGCTCCAATGACTTTCCGATTACGGCCCCGGCCGTGCAGAGCATGTTCAGGGGCGGCTCTACCGGCGACCCGTTTCTGAATAGGGGCGCCGACATTGTGGTATTTCGCCTTGCGGCCTCGGGGGCGGCCCTCAAGGGCAGTACCTACCTGGGCGGCACCGGCAACGACGGCCTGCTGCCCTTGCAGATGTATTCGAACGCGACGCAGCTGGTGCACAATTTTGGCGACTCGTTTCGGGGTGATATTGTGGTGGACGCGGCTGATAACGTGTATATTGCCTCGTGCACGAGCTCCGCTGACTTTCTGCCCGCCGGCACCCCGGCCAGCTTTCAGCGCAGCTACCGGGGTGGCACCTCCGATGGCGTGGTGTGCAAGCTCACCAGCGACTTGTCGGCCCTGCTGTGGGGTGGCTACCTGGGCGGCAGTGCTTCGGATGGGGCCTACTCGCTGCAAATCGAACCCGCTTCGGGCGACGTGTACGTGGCGGGCGGCACGCTCAGCCCCGACCTGCCCGCCACCGCCGGCGCCCTCAAGACCACCCTGGCCGGCAACGTGGATGGCTACGTGGCGCGCATCGCGGCCAATGGCAGCAGCATTATGCGCACTACTTACTTGGGTACCAGCGCCTACGACCAAGCGTATTTTGTGCAGCTCGGCACCGATGGCGGGGTGTACGTGCTCGGCCAAACGCTGGGCACGTACCCCGTTACGCCGGGCCTGTATACTACGCCGGGCGGCCGCCAGTTCATTCATAAGCTCGACGCTAACCTGAGTACTACCCAGCTGGCCACGGTATTTGGCAGCGGACGTACCACGGTAGATATTTCGCCCACCGCTTTTCTGGTGGACCACTGCGACCGGGTGTTTGTGTGCGGCTGGGGCGGCGGCGCCAATCAGCTCTACGGCTACCCTAGCGCCAACTACCTGAGTGCCAACAATGGCAGTAGCACCAAGGGCCTGCCCATCACGCCCTACGCCGTGCAATCGACAACCGACGGGTCGGACTTCTACCTGGCGCAGTTTGGGGCCGGCCTCACCAACCTGGGCTACGCCACCTACTTTGGCGGCTACTACGATACCCCCAGCTGGGGCGAGCACGTCGATGGCGGCACCTCGCGCTTCGACCCGCGCGGGGTGGTGTACCAGGCCGTATGCACCTGCGGGGCCAGCGCCAGCTTTCCCATTCCGCCGGGCGCCAACTACTATTCGGCCACCAGCGGCACGAGCAACAACTGCAACAACGCGGCCTTCGTGCTCAACTTCCGGCCCGACGTGGCCGACGTAGGCCCGCCCCAAACGGTGTGCGCCAATAATGCCTCGCCCCTGGAAGGCACCCCGAGCGGCGGGGTGTGGGCGGGCCCCGGCGTGAGTGGCTCGGTGGCCACGGGCTATGTCTTTACGCCGCCTAGCCTGGGCACCTACCAGCTCACCTACACGGTGGCTACCGGGCTGTGCAGCAGCACGGCCACCCGCCAGGTGACGGCCGTGGCGGCGGCTTCGGTCACTATTGCGACGGTGCTGCCCTCGGCCTACTGCGCGGCCGATGGCGCCCCGCTGCCCACTACGCCGCTGGTGGGCTCGCCGACGGGCGGCACGTTTAGCGGACCGGGCGTGATGACCAGCGGCAGCAGCCAGTATTTTGACCCCAACAAAGTGAGCGGGGTCGCCGACCTCACGTACACTTACTCCGTGGGCTGCACGGTGCAGCTAAAACGCCGGGTAGAGGTAGTGCGGGCCACGGCCGGCGCCCCCCAAACGCTGTGTATTAATGCCTCGCCCATCGGCTTGGTGGGCACGCCCGCTGGCGGCGTGTGGTCGGGGCCAGGCGTGACGGGCACCCTGGCGGGGGGCTTCTTCTTCGACCCGGCCAGCGTGCCGCCGGGCGTGGTCAGCCTCACCTACACCCAGACGGCAGCCGATAAGTCGTGCGCCGCCACGAGTGTGCGCCGCATCACGGTGGTGGGCGCCGCGCCGCCCGTGCTCACGGCGCTGCCCTCGCCGCTGTGCGTGGCCACTACCACGCGCTACCCGCTGGTGGCTAGCCCGGCCGGCGGCTACTGGTACGGCTATGGCGTCAATAGCACCGGGACCGATTATTTCTTTTCCCCTAGCCAGGCGGGCGTGGGCACCTTCACGCTCACCTACGTGGTGGGCAGCGGCACCACCTGCGCCACCCAGCGCACCATGACGGTCACGGTATCCGCTACGCTGGTGGCGGCCGTGCCGGCCGATACCACGCTGTGCCCCGGCACCACGGCGGCATTCCGGCTGCGCGGGGCTAAGCCAGCGGGCGGCACCTGGGTTGGCCCCGGCGTGAGCGGCACCGCCACCAGCGGCTTCTTCTTTACGCCGCCGGCAGGCTTTGCGGGGGCGGCCGTGCTGACTTATACGGTGGCGAGCGCCGGCTGCACGGCCACGGCCACGCGCCGCGTGGCCGTGGCCGTGCAGCCGGCCTTCCAGCCCGCCTGGGCGCCGGTGGCGTGCCCCGAAGACCGGCAAGTGCCGCTCAGCGTGCGCTTTACCGATGCGGGCGGCAACGCCGCTACCCAGTGGGATTTTGGCGATGGCAGCCCCACCGCCACGGGCGCCGTGGTGCAGCACACCTACCAGCAGGCCGGCCACTACCAGCCCACGGTGAGCCTGCGCTACCTCAATGCGCAGTGCGCAACTACCGCGCCGCTAGCCGCCCTCGACCTGCAGAACCAGGTCATCCCGAACATTATTACGCCCAATGGCGACCAGCAAAACCAGTATTTCCGGCTGCCGCCGAGCTGCGCGCCGCAGCTTCAGTTGTTTTCGCGCTGGGGCCAGCGGGTGTACGAATCGGCGGTGTACCACAACGACTGGGACGCCACTGGCAACCCCGCCGGCGTTTACTACTACCTGCTCACGTATCCCGACGGCCACCGCATCAAGGGCTGGCTGGAAGTGGTGAAATAACAGCCAAGCCCGCCACTAAAAAACGCCCAGCCAGCTTGGTCGGGCGTTTTTTAGTGGCGGGTCTAAGCCACGGTGCAGCCAAAGCTGCCTGCTACTTCACCGGGCGGCTAACAACCTGGCCGGTAGCTTTGTCTACTTCAAACGCTGCCTTATGAGGCATGCGCCGGGCCCAGTCGGTGCGGGGCACCAGCACCTGCCAGTGCGCATCGGCATTGAGTACGCTAGCCGAGTCGAGCACGTACAGGGCCGCACTGGGCTGGCCTTGCAGGTACTGGGCTACCGCCGCGCGGGCGGCCTCCGGGGTGGGGGCCGAGGTGGCCGGCGGCATCGAGATGGCGCTGGGCACGGCCGCCGGAGCGGAGGTAGTAGGCAGGCTAGCCGACTGGCAGGCAGCCAGCCCACCCAGCAGCAGCGCGGAAAAGCATCGGTTGAGCATGCGGCAAAGCTAGCGGCGCCGTAGCCATTTGGGGCGCTCGGCTGTTGTAGGCTCATTCTCGTACTGCTCCTTATGCCTACTACTTCTTCCGCGCCGGTTATCAGTGCCGAGCGCCTCGCTGCTGCCTACACCTATCACGCTTATCGCCAGCTAATTGATGACCTGCTGGCGCAGGGTAAAACCACCGGCCCCCAACAGTCGGAAGACTTGCTCGCCTACGCCAAGCTCAACGAGCAGCGCATGAGCCGCCTCGACAAAACGGTGAAGCTGCTGCCCGAATTGGCTGCCGCCGTGGCTAGCCTGCAAGGCAGCTACATCTGGCTGATAATCACCGAAGGCTGGTGCGGCGACGCCGCCCAAACCGTGCCCGTAATGGAAGCCGTGGCGCAGGCCAGCCGGGGCCACCTGCGCCCCGCCTACGTGCTGCGCGACGAAAATCTTGACCTCTCCGACCGCTACCTCACCAACGGCAGCCGCTCCATTCCCAAACTGGTGGTGCTGCGCGCCGATACCCTGGCCGAAGTAACGCACTGGGGCCCGCGCCCCGCCGAAGCCCAGGCCTTGATACTCAAGCTCAAAGCCGAGGGCATGGCCCACGACGACTTCATCCGCGAGCTGCACGCCTGGTACGCCCACGACCGCACCCAGGCTACCCAGCACGAACTGCTAGCCCTGGTGCAGCAGCTGAGCTAAGTAGTAATGGGTAATTCAGTAGTAGGTAATGACGTTTAGGTATTGACCACTACTGAATTACTCGTTGAGTTAAAGCGCTTTCTCCAGTGTGAGCAGGGTGAGGGGCTGGCGCGGCCGGCCGAAGCGAATAGTGTCCGGAAAGGGCTCGCTGGCGCCGGTGCGCTGGTAGCCCTGGCGCTCGTACCAGGCCAGCAGCTCGGAGCGGAGCGCCAGCACACTCATCTTAATGGCGCGGCAACCAGCCTGGCGGGCATGGGCCTCGGCGGCTCCCAGCAA
The genomic region above belongs to Hymenobacter sp. BRD128 and contains:
- a CDS encoding gliding motility-associated C-terminal domain-containing protein; this encodes MKTLFTLLFCLLVQAGAARPPAHPAAPPDLEFIENKGQLPAPVRYTAALVGGGQLFAERDGLRLALLEDGALARASGHPTGSAASLPTADYAIRGHAFDLRFAGASPATHLLATSPTAEHRNYLRGNDPARWATDVRSYHELRYAELWPGVAARFYENEQEHLEYDFTVAPGASPAAIGLRHAGAPVTLDAVGNLQIATTVGVVRELAPQAWQLDAGGGRQPVACRYRLDDDGTVRFELGRYDPARPLTIDPTLVFATYTGSTYTNWGCTATYDAQGNLYSGGIVFGQGYPVSPGAFQTNFKGNIDMGLIKYDVTKSGPAARAWATYVGGTAAEYPHSMVVNSQGELLVLGSTGSNDFPITAPAVQSMFRGGSTGDPFLNRGADIVVFRLAASGAALKGSTYLGGTGNDGLLPLQMYSNATQLVHNFGDSFRGDIVVDAADNVYIASCTSSADFLPAGTPASFQRSYRGGTSDGVVCKLTSDLSALLWGGYLGGSASDGAYSLQIEPASGDVYVAGGTLSPDLPATAGALKTTLAGNVDGYVARIAANGSSIMRTTYLGTSAYDQAYFVQLGTDGGVYVLGQTLGTYPVTPGLYTTPGGRQFIHKLDANLSTTQLATVFGSGRTTVDISPTAFLVDHCDRVFVCGWGGGANQLYGYPSANYLSANNGSSTKGLPITPYAVQSTTDGSDFYLAQFGAGLTNLGYATYFGGYYDTPSWGEHVDGGTSRFDPRGVVYQAVCTCGASASFPIPPGANYYSATSGTSNNCNNAAFVLNFRPDVADVGPPQTVCANNASPLEGTPSGGVWAGPGVSGSVATGYVFTPPSLGTYQLTYTVATGLCSSTATRQVTAVAAASVTIATVLPSAYCAADGAPLPTTPLVGSPTGGTFSGPGVMTSGSSQYFDPNKVSGVADLTYTYSVGCTVQLKRRVEVVRATAGAPQTLCINASPIGLVGTPAGGVWSGPGVTGTLAGGFFFDPASVPPGVVSLTYTQTAADKSCAATSVRRITVVGAAPPVLTALPSPLCVATTTRYPLVASPAGGYWYGYGVNSTGTDYFFSPSQAGVGTFTLTYVVGSGTTCATQRTMTVTVSATLVAAVPADTTLCPGTTAAFRLRGAKPAGGTWVGPGVSGTATSGFFFTPPAGFAGAAVLTYTVASAGCTATATRRVAVAVQPAFQPAWAPVACPEDRQVPLSVRFTDAGGNAATQWDFGDGSPTATGAVVQHTYQQAGHYQPTVSLRYLNAQCATTAPLAALDLQNQVIPNIITPNGDQQNQYFRLPPSCAPQLQLFSRWGQRVYESAVYHNDWDATGNPAGVYYYLLTYPDGHRIKGWLEVVK
- a CDS encoding MBL fold metallo-hydrolase; the encoded protein is MDQVAAGVHQLRIKRFVNVYFVETGTPGEWVLIDTGLPGSEKEIIAAADTLFYPGTHPEAIILTHGHLDHLGSAKELAEHWKVPVIAHPLELPYLTGKALYPPRDPTVGGSLAFMSRFFPTQLPNLEDVAEALPLDDEHPPHLVQWRWLHVPGHAPGQIAFFREADRTLIGADAFATTDHESVPAVLLGIPKISVAGAPFNYDWDKCFQSVQLLAGLEPLAIGCGHGPVMTGPAATAGLRHLADNYHLPKQGRYLHEPARTDASGVEHLPPPAEDKLPRQAAAIGVSLLLAGAAWLLVGGRRKQPKLSKKYQPGNATRYPA
- a CDS encoding thioredoxin family protein; this encodes MPTTSSAPVISAERLAAAYTYHAYRQLIDDLLAQGKTTGPQQSEDLLAYAKLNEQRMSRLDKTVKLLPELAAAVASLQGSYIWLIITEGWCGDAAQTVPVMEAVAQASRGHLRPAYVLRDENLDLSDRYLTNGSRSIPKLVVLRADTLAEVTHWGPRPAEAQALILKLKAEGMAHDDFIRELHAWYAHDRTQATQHELLALVQQLS